The following DNA comes from Triticum aestivum cultivar Chinese Spring chromosome 3D, IWGSC CS RefSeq v2.1, whole genome shotgun sequence.
taaccagaccaccagaccttaacctaaccccggtcaagcttcccgcgtaagatagctacacagtgacccgacgcctttcggcggacggtgcccaacctatcagcctagcctgtcgatcacgcgccagtgaccgacacccaacccgtctctatcacAAGCGTGCgggggaagactccatccccttttcctataaaaagggcacgctagccacagcacagcacagcctctttccccaaaccaagccacgatgcctggtcccattgttcacaatgagaccaccgcaaccaaccttggaggttttgtgaccgtgctcgcaaacctcacccgccgtgcctatgcgttagaagagcctcctgaatatgttgtgtaccagggacccatgtacggtgagagccgtcagtactgggccactgtgcacatctacggtaggggtctgtcgccagaacgcccctacaggttcactggaaggacaacttcctttgagccacaagccatccaactggcagcccgagaagctatagttcaactccggcacttgtcgcccagagttaactgtcgctcgttctactactaccccagtcgtgacgggtatggtaggccgccccaggttgccaacggagatcacgagacagatcctgcactcttgcatctggtgcgctatgtaagcgcactagagcaactgttcgatcaggtcacccttgatctgatcgcagcttgtggagaactggttcgccgagccccggcgagaagagaagcggagcccAACGTCGACAGcctagtcgtgctgttcggacacccgatcgacccCTTGAGGTCTGCGCCTGCCCTCcaccagagtgctttggtgaccccagaagcgtttcgtcgccttttgggaacccattccaacgggattgtggccaacaacccccgcgatggtcatcaccactaccccgaccctgcagcccctcaacctcaaccagcaaatcccgacggtgagaaccgtggagaagcatcggcgtccgcaaggccagcccacttagacattaacgaagtagactaagtcgctcgagtggtatcgagccttagttttcctacgctttgtatcGGTGTGGCCTGGTATCGCTTTTATTTAATGCTGTCTGCTTGAATGCTCCTATTTTTTTGGAGTAGtaactatgcatgtgtacgttagtgtacagttgcatttttaaatttcgggcgcagctaccaaccccgacggcacccacagtaatgcgtcacatttatgtgatatgtatatctgtggccttgacccgagaacaggatcgacaaccagtcACCTTTTCCCCAGTGATTAACCCCAGCCCcgatgctatataaaggccacttcgtgaccttgccgagtactCCCCACCTTGTGCACTACTCTCTCAGCCATTCCTTTGCCATGccaacccccagtatttatctgagaaccccagacgcaaccccgggcagttttgtcaaattattgtgggacttcacctgcagtactatgagtgccacccgtccaccccagtacgagttgctcaaatcgaggatcacctcatccacctcgaaatattgggcagtggtgcacatccctcccgcataccaaaccaagacccaacagaagtctccttcgtggggaaatccatgccgactccgcatatggccatagaagctgctgcgtacgaagcgctcgctcgtcttcgattcgcggtaccctatgccagcgagcgaggatactattattttccgagtcgtacagcacccggagaagttgcatcttttcccggtggacgaattgagagagatccagtactggccaaccttgcccagtacgttatcgcccaggagcgtttgactcagcgggtaatgagttatctccagagcctcgctaaTTTAAATCCTCgaatcgctattggcagaccactgaggcctaaCCAGGAGAGGCGCTTTCATCGactagtcaacccgcttcccccgatagaagaggagtgtgccccagtaccagaggcgttttctcaggaccctgtccttttgccATTTTCGTTGTAAACGTCACCGCTGTATTTATTATCCTAGTATTTTATTTATGTGATGTAGCATGTTCGTGGTTCCCAAATTTTGTGCGACGGATCCGATTTTCTTTAGTTCCtgttatgtgagcagttttactgctgttagttttgttttaattatttttctctcgcaacatgttttgatgagatttctttccccgagtcactgctgcgtatgcctttttcacgacatagatttttattcgcgcagcatcgtaacagcagactcacggcaacaaccactcgacctcgagcactatTACCAATCCTTGAGCACATTGTTGCGCCTAactaaccacactcgaggacaccacagtctcagtgagagagatttgtgagtgatcattcaggcacgagttgccccagcacaccgacagcagttagccctcgaggccgcgcctaatccacgtgatcgccgccaccgcgaagagctattactcgagcggcagcatctcgacgatcatccaggatcatcgcgcacaggagcacggagaaccccagcagcaccgccaatcctccacacaccaggaccacataccagtccggcatcgcctccgccattaaagcctcggctcgagctcctgctagcagcagtggaggagaaggaaggagaagtggaagcgaggccaggtgtgaggaagaagagaggagcaccgcgatcagtttatagctcgagatcggtgtacggtgggcgaggtccaccagcgccactcgtcgctcgaccgccggtgttcggaggcgagtccgcgagcagtgctgatagcgcactggcccgcgaggtgagtgcacgctgcaccggcagctagcacgccgcgcactaccacggtacggcctcgatgccctacgagctaggcatcgccggtggaggaagcgcgggagagcgcgcgagagagaagagagagccagaggtagaagaagaggccgacagtgggccctgggtccacctgtcagccagagagagcactgtgctctcgggtatgaCCAGCATATATCTCGTTTTTCCCCAACCATAGATATTTTCCCACGCTACGCCAGTGTattacactgtggttttacaccacttattgccctctcactatagccgctttgtttttgtgcagttgaatgatttcttttgataaaaacagtttttgttcaaaacagcttttaacaaatctcgaggacgagatttttttaagggggtagtgttgtgacaccccaaaattttgaccttgttttatttattaaaattttgccaggaaataaaacttttccatttgtcaagatttacccttttgttattgtggatttttacttcaagtggaaaactttcaaaaggtattgttggacttgaatgccctctttataaaacaattctttaacagtgggtttaattgcaagatttgttttctcagaacTTTATTCTCTCAGAAATGATTtctttgaatttggagcctgttttgcactccaaccatttgataaatgcctttaaaatttccaccaaaatttggggatgtcatgtgatgtttccacatcacttttatgcaaaaataccttttggccattggagattttgagctctacaccaacttttccaatctggtccagtaggcacttttgcactacaacccatttaaatatttctttaaaaattcttccaagtgtttggagatgtcagtggatgcatacaattcaacttTACACCAAAACCCAgagttgttctttgaaaaatttgagtaaaacaacctcttttgcattctggcccagtttggtgatttgtactgcaaccttattttattttgctctagtgaccctgagctttttcctacttgtagccctcccttcaaaacccttaagtccaggagagtggactcattggaggtttttaagtgcatgctataaaccccttttctttctgtccaaaactggagttttgcaaaacttgcactaacaagtttctggttttgcccttaTGATCTTGACATCATCtcctacacctaaagagaccctgatctggagattttggccactccaagagttgcctaagtgcacttggcattctgtcgagcacttggtgtgcacagtcagttttgggcatgtttcctagtttgcactgtgaacttgctccaatgacccagcaaccatgtccactgagctcctagccacccctacccctGTTCTGTTCATTGCCagccccaccctcgcgctctagaccgccctggcatttcgtcgagcaggttccgtgcgtgctctgggcgcgcccagagcgcacgttttgcacgcgcgcgcactgagccgccgcgccgcactgccgcactcgacgcgacccgtccctggcccctgctcaccTGCTGAGCAGCGCACTAGCCTCGCCCACTccccacgccacccctggcgccctgcagcgccgctggcagagctcttggcggcacgccggcgtcggcagcgagctctgccatgttcggcaccgcccaaaccacaccagcgcgccagctgcccctatgaacagctcggtcttatcccgaagctcgtcggcacacgctcgtcgccgccacgtcgccctgcagctacagcacgggtgtcgccggcgatcttatcttcgGCCGCTGCGGTCCAACCTCGGGCGCCTATTTAAGGGACCCCCGAGCTCGTGCAAGACCTCAGACCCTCCCCGCAGAGCTTCCCTAGCAATGGATTGACCGGAGAAGaccgtcttcaccaactccggccagttcggccgccgccaaactccGGTGCAATACGTCGCAGCCAGCCCCTCTTtcgcccaaccaacgccaccagtaacttccccttgtccttgcggagctgcccagcaacccaacctcgatcggagaccaccggagcccaaaaaccacttctcacccgtagccccctccgccgcggagctcgcctccggcgattccttccacctccgacgacccagctACCACCAAGAGGACCACCCCAGtctggccgttccatccccgccttCGGATGCCCGTGgggcgctgccgttcgtcgacggtgatcgccggagtcctgctcccgtcgggcagagaagaggagggagagggaagaacggtcaaacctgaccagtgggccctctggacccactgtcagtgacccgcgcgccgtcttctctgttttaagtgaaggcgcataagtcccgagtacgtatcctctgctgcgaaagcgtatttctcccgaaacgttttcttttctggttttatttaaaaacagagatttgaccaaactttgactggctataacttttaaaataaatttccaaatgaattgattctttttcctacctcgcccaaatttcatctagtttattttaagatttatttcaaaaatatttgagtcaactttttgtactgtgtttgaaatatttgttatttggatttTTTGCAAAATAGGGATAAAGGAGAggagagaaagctttcaaaaaaaTGCATCCTttacatactcttgaaggcaagcatttctggactctggcataatattttgttgtggtgttctgatacgattacaacaccatttgGCTTGGAGTGTGCGttatctttatgtaacgataaagtctcaTGCATGAGTGCTTTTTTGGAGttattttgtggtcagcaatggatacgctaGGGATTTGGatcaccctcgtgagctcctcatgcataccggaaggaagccgggaaagtcgtggtcttgggtagacacgagcttgtccctagtccctcgtcgagacgggtatgtccggtatggcatggtgaggcttgatgagtggtgatttattccactattggtaatattgttggaggacacttggaccacctgagtcggtcgtaggtcgagtcttgatcagtagcttccctatttgttggtaccaccacttgtccctgtcgcagacggggtatggttcagtaagttgtcaaccccttaccaaagcacacaccgtacagagaggccatagtggaagataccggaggcctccggtaggcatgccacttggtccgggggcatgggtgtttccggttgggaccgagaggggggcaccccttagagcgcgcgtatagaaatttgatcccatgctacgtcgaggttgtagcctccccacttagagttttgcttggcaggtgtcgtgggtgattccagacatcggtgagttaagctggtgtgtgcaggtcaggcgtgttttcaattaaaaggccgtaggcggaattagtcccgatggactaagtaaatccgttactcgtgggaaaatagtactccctctgcagaggatatatcctgttggatagccatgttcataggtaaggaccacagtctgagtggaatctagtaacggtattcggatggagaacgatttaactagaactcagtgacggttttcggatggagacacggctaactggatcatagtaacggtattcggatggagaacgaattagctagaactcagtgacggtcttcggatggagaaacggctagactagatttttgtttatgacctgtgacatctgaggatcatgttttaattttattattaatatggACTAACCTTTTACATTATGTATTTTTTTTAGTATCCCTgcgatggttctacctcctggatattcactgtgattatttttttataagccctttctgtggtgtcgctcagacgcccgactgcggcatgcttgtggtttatttattcttttataagccctttatgcgatgtcgctcagacgtccgactgtggcacgcattgtctttctttttctgttataagccctttatgtggtgtcgccccgacgcccgactgcggcattattattcttgcagtttcctctcgaggagtcattcagaccctcgtttggcaccagcattattattcttgcagtttcctctcgaggtgtcattcagaccctcgtttggcaccggcattatcatttttgcagtttcctctcgaggagtctttcagaccctcgtttggcaccggcatTATTACTGCGGCATCGttaatttatttgcaacctttcgaggaatCATTTTAGACACTCGCTCAGTGCATTTCTCTTACTCCCGTATTACACGTCCATATTTTCTCTGCACACGTGCATCACAGATTTTTGTTTACTTCATGGCAGACTTATCATCATAAGTGTTTCGGAGTATGATTATCTCCTGTTATATTAtccccgtgttcttaatgtttgcgagtacattcaaacgtactcactggcttgtccctggctattgtcttggccagattttcgcgcatggagataagcatcgcggtgacagcctcggaacctacgtattgacgatagcagcctcgcgaagataggagttatcctggtcagctgttcttgtgggaaatggagtcccatagacgcagttgTATCTCAGACCGCTTCCGCCTTCAACCgctagaaaccaaatgttgtactcctaggccacaatggtcttgtactacatatttttgtaccttgcttggaattcttgtatcaagttggtgtctcatcagctaacagtaatcctggggctggtgagcacaaaggccgttttctgggaaattttatcccgaaaatccggtcgtgacatacACTGGGAAGGGGATGCAGCTCCAAATGCTGTCCTTAATCACGAAGAGTATGTACATGAAGACGAGTGCACTCGATGAAGGTGGCGCGCACAAATGGTCAGCCAGCCGCTGCCCGTCGGCCTCGACCCTTACCCCTTCGAGATGCAGCGGGGCGCCTGTGAGTTTTGCTGGTGGCCTTGGAGAGCTGGAAGGCTCTGAATAAGGCCTTGATAGCTCGATTTCGCCCGGAGATAGATGCTCTCTGAACAATGCGAGGAAGCGGTGCAGGAGAATACCGCCTGTCACTGCCGCATCGCCGTCACGGCAAAAACAATCTAAAAAGTGTGTTTTATCATCTTGCTCTCCAAGGTCATTTTGTTTGgagcatttcaaatggactagaCCATAGTAGCAAGCCCAACAGTAAACTGTTGCTCGCCATCACGCCAAAATACGTAACACCAACCAGAAAATTGCGAAGAACTATGAGGGCATAGGCAAGTGCCCACGGTTCTCCAAACCACCTTGGCAACAGGGTAGAAAAGGAGCAAGTGTTAGGATGGTTCCACTTGATTGCAAAAGAAACACATGGGATTACCGTGAAAACATTTTCTTTACATAACTTATCTAGTTATCACAACCTCTTAAAATAGCTGCCACAAGAAGATTTGAATATTGAGAGGAATTTACCAGCCCAATCCATTTGTGCCTACAACCAGACAAGGAGTTTTCCAATTTTTTATACATGGATTTAGTGATCTATTTGGATTTATTTCCCAAaccccaacaaacaccatcaggtTAAAACCCATAAAAAGAACACCATCTGGTTAAAAGACAAATGCAAACTATCCAAACAACCAAACGAACTGGTTTGTACACTAAAGTTTATTTGCCTCTTCAAGTTAGTTTGAGCTATATATACTACTCAAACACAAGCTATATTTTAACTTTTTAGATAAGCCGTTTTCTTAAGGGGTGGCCATATTTTAATCGAGCCTAGCTGCTCTGCCTTGGATGCAAATGGATGGACTGGACTTTCTGCGGGGCCCATCCAACAACAACGGCCGGGCCTGCGAGGGTACCCGCCGCCCTCCTCAAATACGAACACGACGGCCGCACCGGAACCACTCCACTACGCTTCGAGCACTAGCTCGGATGCTCGGAGCATCCGATACTGCTGTCCAGCCCAGTGTATCCATCACGCGACGCCATGCCGCTCCCGGCGCCGGCGGTGGACGCCGTCATCAAGCCGCTGCCGCGGGCGCTCTCCCTCGCGGGGGCGGCGGCCGCTGCGGCCGCGACGTCTCTCCTCCTCATTTCCGCCGTCGTCTCCCGCGCCCGGGACGACTACGCTTCGCCGCCCCCGTCCACCAGCGCCTCCACCACCGCCGCGCTCCCCCCGGCGCCCGAACCCTCGCCGCAGCACCATGAGCACCCCCatcccccgccgccgcccgtcccgcccTGCCCGCCCAACGCCTCCCACCACACCCCCTGCCACGAGCCTCCCTCCGGCGAGCGGCACTGCCCCCCGCACCCTCCGCCGCCTCATCCTCCGCACCCGCCCGAGGACCCACCGCCTCATCCTCCGCCCCCGCCTCCGCACTGCCGCGTCCCCCCGCCCCCCGGGTACCATCCGCCCCCGCCGTGGCCCGCGCGGCGGGAGCGCGCGCGGTACGCCAACGTGGATCTGCCAGCGCTTACCGTGGCGAAGCTGGCCGCCTCTCAGGACCCCGTGCACGCGCGCGGGGAGTGGCTGGTGTTCCCCAAGGGGGCGGGGAATTACGTCGAGCAGCTTGAGCGCGTGGTGCCGCTCCGCGGCGGCGCGGTGCGAACGGCGCTCGACATCGGTTGCGGAGTGAGTAACTGGACTAAATCACTTCGTGCTTCCAGTAGATTACCGTATGTTCTCATCGCTGATGCTGTGGCTCGTTGCAGGTTGCGAGCTTTGGGGACTACCTGTTGAGCTATGGCGTCCTGACCATGTCCATTGCTCCGAGGGAGAGACACGGTGCGGATGTCCAGTTCGCCTTGGAGCGTGGACTGCCCGCGATGATTGGAGCGCTCGGCGCTCGCAGGCTGCCTTATCCTTCGAGGTCCTTCGACATGGTGCACTGCGCCGACTGCCATGTTTCATGGACTGCTCATGGTAGGACATGCACTAAATCGATACTAACTGCGGAAAATCACATAAATACTTTCTGTCTTTGTATCCAACTTATGATTGCACATATTTTCTGATGTTCTCATTCACCTTATAGCTGATTCCAGATGGGCTGTATATGCTGGAAATTGACCGTCTTCTCAGACCTGGTGGGTATTGGGTTATGTCCAGTCCACCCATCAGCTGGAAATCACCCTACAAGGGCCCCAACAAAACAATCGAGAACCTTGATGGTGAGCAGTTAGCTATGGAAGATACTGCAAATAAGCTTTGTTGGGAAAAGGTGTCAGATAAGGGCACACTTTCTGTTTGGAGAAAGCCTATTAATCATCTCCATTGTGCCCAAGAAGCAGAGTTCTTGAGATCACCACCACTCTGTACAGAAGATGACCCAGATACTGCTTGGTAAGGTTCTCCTTGGCAGCCTGAACTTTGCTTTTCTGGGAATTTTTGTGTGGTTGAAGCATGAATAGTTAACTATTTCATTTTCCATGGTACTCAATGCTACCCAAGAAGTTGACACTGCACAGAGTAATTTGGCCAGGATTAATGTTTATGTTATACTCCGCGCGTGTTATTGTGAGGCTGAGAAGAAACATACAAATTATGGCCGTTACTTTCTGAAGTTTGTCAGTCTGTACATAACATGGGAGGGCTTGTATACACATTAATGTTAGTTCTCCGGGTTAGTTGAACTTAAGTGTGCCTGGAAATTTTCAGGACATAACTCAATAACTAAAAAGAACTTTACCCAACACTTAAAGCATGTACAAAAAGGTGCGTCTAAGTGAGTTAGTAAGAGT
Coding sequences within:
- the LOC123080039 gene encoding probable methyltransferase PMT19 yields the protein MPLPAPAVDAVIKPLPRALSLAGAAAAAAATSLLLISAVVSRARDDYASPPPSTSASTTAALPPAPEPSPQHHEHPHPPPPPVPPCPPNASHHTPCHEPPSGERHCPPHPPPPHPPHPPEDPPPHPPPPPPHCRVPPPPGYHPPPPWPARRERARYANVDLPALTVAKLAASQDPVHARGEWLVFPKGAGNYVEQLERVVPLRGGAVRTALDIGCGVASFGDYLLSYGVLTMSIAPRERHGADVQFALERGLPAMIGALGARRLPYPSRSFDMVHCADCHVSWTAHDGLYMLEIDRLLRPGGYWVMSSPPISWKSPYKGPNKTIENLDGEQLAMEDTANKLCWEKVSDKGTLSVWRKPINHLHCAQEAEFLRSPPLCTEDDPDTAWYVNISMCRTHLPRVELDGGPLEKWPQRLATVPPRIANGEIKGMSIQAYKHDCSVWRRRVELYGTYLKDLSHRSYRNVMDMNAGFGSFAAAMLKYPVWVMNVVPANITDNNTLGIIYERGLIGTYMDWCEAFSTYPRTYDLIHANGVFSLYINKCGTLDILVEMDRILRPGGATIIRDAADVVLKVKEAADRLQWRSRVVNTDDEGPDPQKLLIVDNSLQLPGS